A stretch of Solea senegalensis isolate Sse05_10M linkage group LG10, IFAPA_SoseM_1, whole genome shotgun sequence DNA encodes these proteins:
- the LOC122776064 gene encoding transient receptor potential cation channel subfamily M member 1-like isoform X3 gives MDAKGPGATFKRSSLKRTTSGSQKAQKAWIERTFHKRECVHIFPTKDPTRCACGQLTTQHVAIPPGANSVEEAHQLVQLDAPKDKWTVTKYTRTYPTDAFGMIEFQGGGFINKAMYIRVSYETKAENLLHLMVKDWQLELPTLLISVHGGLQNFDLQPKLKQVFGKGLIKAAVTTGAWIFTGGVNTGVIRHVGDALKDHSSKSRGKVCAIGIAPWGILENKEDLIGKDVTRPYQTMANPLSKLAVLNNSHSHFILTDNGTCGKYGSEVKLRRLLEKHISLQKINTRLGQGVPLVCLIVEGGPNVISIALESLRDEPPIPVVVCDGSGRASDIISFAHKFSEDGGLVNDDVRDQLLVTIQKTFNYTKSQSQQILLMVMECMKKRELITVFRMGSEGQQDIEMAILTALLKGTNASAADQLSLALAWNRVDIARNHIFVYGHNLPPAGAIANTTASGATTQEKQRSPVSAPRNKTRGKKGKGKAKPEPPEETDPRKLELIRWVNSLEQAMMDALVLDRVDFVKLLLENGVNIHHFLTIPRLEELYNTKLGPPNTLHAVVRDVKKGNLPPDYQITLIDIGLVLEYLMGGAYRSNYTRKAFRNLYNTLYGLKRPKALKLLGMEDDEPRPKGKKKAKKKKEEEVDIDVDDPEVCRFKFPFHELMLWGVLMKRQKMALFLWQRGEEGMAKALVACKLYKAMAHECSESELVDDISQDLENNSKEFGQLAYELLDQSYKHDEQVAMKLLTYELVHWSNSTCLKLAVAAKQRDFIAHTCCQMLLTDMWMGCLRMGKSPGLKVILGIIFPPLILLLDFRLGDDAVYHAPGGKEAGKDKDDDTKSSKEHNTDGNSRKGDEEEGTAKVHKIPIGKRIFEFYNAPFTKFWFNTISYLGYLMLYNYIILVKMERWPSLQEWTVISYILTLGTEKVRQILMSEPGKLKQKISVWLEDYWNITDLAAISTFLLGLMLRLQHEPYMGYGRVIYCIDIIFWYIRVLDIFGVNKYLGPYVMMIGKMMIDMMYFVVIMLVVLMSFGVARQAILHPDEEPTWRLARNIFYMPYWMIYGEVFADSIDLYAMEINPPCGEHLYDEDGKKLPPCIPGAWLTPAIMACYLLVANILLVNLLIAVFNNTFFEVKSISNQVWKFQRYQLIMTFHDRPILPPPLIIFSHLYIPLSRLFRRCARKKTEGELDEKDRGLKLRLNPEELKSLYEFEEQCVEEYFRGKEDEQQSSSGERIKVTSERVENMSMRLEEVNERENTMKASLQTVDLRLAQLEEIHGRMAVALEKLAGLDRLELTRTYSRNSSVCDPSSLHRQGSINSADGYSLYRFHMDMEEFAQKQKDTDESTKTGLETQRNLQQASSFRALNTTNGGQMLDVAGLERSRPSSCVDIFISPCEQKSAASSQETIANIKHGSTFLMDRLTDKDRLRPSSPPKRTKSLKYYPVEDQQLSPLTKRRAMSTIIINPPDEPADPATKAQMLLGASASPKRTTSLRYIASETQSQTSLTKKRAMSSIIYDPAGASDKGEQTADNRPVVEQGANTPNEVHSSIYGHVPKVSTVRALAQQFQMSAAPAELKMEENLVHQTPPEIKGTPPAAESTADPAKTKAKRNLSDTTEYLTVAEDNYLPSHRSDSWNASVRKTKSFMVSKEPRAYSSERDLVEACRAAAVGGEEVGKKMEAEKREDDAQEDK, from the exons ATGGACGCCAAGGGCCCAGGTGCCACCTTTAAGAGGTCATCTCTCAAACGCACGACATCGGGCTCACAGAAG gcACAGAAAGCTTGGATTGAAAGGACATTTCATAAAAGAGAATGTGTTCACATATTTCCCACCAAGGACCCCACCAG ATGTGCCTGTGGTCAGCTGACCACACAGCACGTGGCCATCCCTCCTGGTGCCAACTCGGTAGAGGAAGCTCACCAGCTGGTGCAGCTTGACGCACCGAAGGACAAATGGACCGTGACCAAATACACCAGAACGTACCCAACAGACGCCTTTGGCATGATTGAGTTCCAGGGTGGAGGATTCATCAACAAGGCCATG TACATCCGTGTTTCCTATGAAACCAAGGCTGAAAACCTGCTGCATTTGATGGTGAAGGACTGGCAGCTGGAGCTGCCCACACTGCTCATCTCCGTTCATGGAGGTCTGCAGAACTTTGACCTGCAGCCCAAACTCAAGCAAGTGTTCGGCAAAGGTCTGATCAAAGCGGCCGTCACCACGGGCGCGTGGATCTTCACGGGCGGAGTCAACACAG gGGTGATTCGTCACGTGGGAGATGCCTTAAAGGACCATTCCTCCAAATCACGAGGGAAGGTGTGCGCAATAGGAATTGCTCCATGGGGGATcctggaaaacaaagaggacCTCATCGGGAAAGAT gtAACCAGGCCCTATCAGACCATGGCAAACCCGCTGAGCAAGCTGGCTGTGCTCAACAACAGCCACTCCCACTTCATCCTGACCGACAACGGCACCTGTGGGAAATACGGCTCTGAAGTCAAACTGCGTCGACTGCTGGAGAAGCACATCTCCCTGCAGAAGATTAACACTC GTCTGGGTCAGGGTGTCCCACTGGTGTGTCTGATAGTGGAGGGAGGTCCGAACGTTATCTCCATCGCCCTTGAGAGTCTCAGAGATGAGCCCCCGATTCCCGTGGTGGTGTGTGACGGCAGCGGTCGAGCTTCTGACATTATTTCCTTTGCACACAAGTTCTCAGAGGATGGAGG CCTGGTTAACGATGATGTGCGAGACCAGCTCCTGGTGACCATTCAAAAGACTTTCAATTACACCAAAAGCCAGTCACAGCAGATCTTGCTCATGGTAATGGAGTGTATGAAGAAACGGGAACTG ATCACAGTTTTTCGAATGGGTTCCGAGGGACAACAAGACATTGAAATGGCCATTCTCACAGCCCTGTTAAAAG GCACAAATGCCTCTGCGGCAGATCAGCTCAGTTTGGCTCTGGCCTGGAACCGCGTGGATATCGCTCGCAATCACATCTTTGTTTACGGACACAATTTACCA CCTGCAGGTGCCATCGCCAACACTACAGCCTCTGGAGCCACAACGCAAGAGAAGCAGAGGAGTCCTGTCAGCGCTCCACGCAACAAGACCAGGGGAAAGAAGGGCAAAGGGAAGGCAAAGCCTGAACCTCCTGAGGAAACAGACCCGAGGAAGTTGGAGTTGATTCGTTGG GTGAATTCTCTGGAGCAGGCTATGATGGACGCTCTGGTGCTGGACAGAGTGGACTTTGTGAAACTGCTTCTTGAGAATGGGGTCAACATTCACCACTTCCTCACCATTCCCAGACTGGAGGAGCTATACAACACG aAACTAGGCCCACCGAACACACTGCATGCTGTGGTTAGGGACGTCAAAAAG GGAAACCTTCCACCAGATTATCAGATCACTTTGATTGACATTGGTCTGGTGCTGGAGTACCTCATGGGAGGAGCATACAGGAGCAATTACACCAGGAAGGCTTTTCGTAACCTCTACAATACTTTATACGGACTAAAAAGG cCAAAAGCACTGAAGCTTCTAGGAATGGAG gATGATGAACCGAGGCCTAAAGGCAAGAAAAAggccaaaaagaagaaagaagaagaggtggACATTGATGTGGATGACCCTGAGGTCTGTCGATTCAAGTTCCCCTTCCACGAGCTGATGCTATGGGGAGTGTTGATGAAGCGCCAGAAGATGGCGCTTTTCCTCTGGCAGCGTGGAGAAGAGGGCATGGCGAAGGCCCTGGTGGCATGTAAACTGTATAAAGCCATGGCCCATGAATGTTCCGAGAGTGAACTGGTGGATGACATCTCCCAGGACCTGGAGAACAACTCCAA agaatttGGCCAGTTGGCCTACGAGCTGTTAGACCAGTCCTACAAACACGATGAACAGGTGGCCATGAAACTCTTAACATATGAGCTTGTTCACTGGAGTAACTCCACCTGTCTGAAGCTGGCTGTGGCTGCGAAGCAACGTGACTTCATCGCCCACACCTGCTGCCAGATGCTGCTCACCGACATGTGGATGGGTTGCTTGAGAATGGGCAAAAGTCCTGGCCTCAAG GTTATTCTGGGAATCAtctttcctcctctcatccTACTGTTGGACTTCCGTCTCGGAGATGATGCAGTTTATCATGCACCTGGAGGCAAGGAAGCAGGAAAAGACAAGGATGATGACACAAAATCCAGCAAG GAACACAACACTGATGGGAATTCACGTAAAGGCGACGAAGAGGAAGGAACCGCTAAAGTCCACAAAATCCCTATTGGCAAAAGGATCTTCGAGTTTTATAACGCACCCTTCACCAAATTCTGGTTCAACACT ATTTCCTATCTGGGATATTTGATGTTGTACAACTACATAATCCTGGTGAAAATGGAAAGATGGCCATCTTTACAAGAGTGGACTGTCATTTCTTACATCCTCACACTTGGCACTGAAAAAGTCAGACAG ATTCTGATGTCAGAGCCTGGGAAACTGAAACAGAAGATAAGTGTGTGGTTGGAGGATTACTGGAACATCACAGACCTGGCTGCCATCTCCACCTTCCTTCTGGGGCTCATGCTCCGGCTGCAGCACGAGCCTTACATGGGTTATGGCCGAGTCATCTACTGTATAGACATTATCTTCTGGTACATCCGTGTCCTGGACATCTTTGGAGTCAACAAATACCTGGGGCCCTATGTGATGATGATAGGGAAGATG ATGATAGATATGATGTACTTTGTCGTGATCATGCTGGTGGTGCTCATGAGCTTCGGTGTGGCTCGGCAAGCCATCCTTCACCCAGACGAGGAGCCGACTTGGCGACTGGCCAGAAACATCTTCTATATGCCCTACTGGATGATCTATGGGGAGGTTTTTGCGGACTCGATAGACC TCTATGCAATGGAAATCAACC CTCCATGTGGTGAACATTTATATGATGAGGATGGGAAGAAACTGCCTCCTTGCATCCCTGGTGCCTGGCTCACACCTGCTATTATGGCCTGTTACCTTCTTGTGGCAAACATCCTTCTGGTCAACTTGCTAATTGCAGTCTtcaa CAACACCTTCTTTGAAGTGAAGTCTATTTCGAACCAGGTGTGGAAGTTCCAGCGATATCAGCTGATCATGACTTTTCATGACCGTCccatccttcctcctcctctcatcatcTTCAGCCATCTCTACATCCCTCTCAGCAGGCTGTTTCGACGCTGTGCCAGAAAGAAAACCGAGGGAGAGCTGGATGAGAAGGACAGAGGCCTCA aACTGAGGCTGAATCCAGAGGAGTTAAAGAGTCTGTATGAGTTTGAGGAACAATGTGTGGAAGAATATTTCCGTGGGAAGGAAGACGAGCAGCAGTCCTCCAGCGGCGAACGCATTAAGGTCACCTCAGAAAG AGTTGAGAATATGTCCATGCGCCTGGAGGAGGTAAATGAGAGGGAAAACACGATGAAGGCCTCTCTGCAGACAGTGGATTTGCGCCTGGCTCAACTGGAAGAGATCCATGGGCGAATGGCAGTCGCTCTAGAAAAACTTGCGGGCTTGGACAGACTAGAGCTAACCCGAACCTATTCACGgaactcctctgtgtgtgacccctcctccctccatcgTCAGGGCAGCATTAACAGCGCTGACGGTTATAGTCTTTACCGTTTCCACATGGACATGGAAGAGTTTGCGCAGAAGCAGAAGGACACGGATGAGTCAACAAAAACCGGtctggagacacagaggaatCTGCAGCAAGCCTCCAGTTTCCGTGCTCTCAACACAACAAACGGGGGCCAGATGTTAGATGTCGCTGGTTTAGAGAGATCACGACCCAGCTCCTGTGTGGACATTTTCATATCTCCATGTGAACAAAAGTCTGCAGCATCCAGTCAAGAGACCATCGCCAACATTAAACATGGTAGCACATTTCTAATGGACAGACTAACAGACAAGGATAGACTGAGGCCTTCTTCCCCTCCAAAAAGGACCAAATCCTTGAAATACTACCCAGTCGAAGACCAACAACTGTCTCCACTGACAAAGAGGAGGGCTATGAGCACTATCATTATCAACCCTCCAGATGAACCAGCTGACCCAGCAACAAAAGCCCAAATGCTGCTGGGAGCGTCCGCTTCTCCAAAGAGAACAACATCTTTGAGATACATTGCAAGTGAAACGCAAAGTCAAACTTCTCTAACAAAGAAGAGGGCAATGAGCAGCATCATCTACGACCCCGCAGGGGCAAGTGACAAAGGGGAGCAAACCGCAGACAACAGACCAGTGGTGGAGCAAGGAGCAAACACACCAAATGAGGTGCACTCCAGCATTTATGGTCATGTGCCTAAAGTATCTACAGTCAGAGCTCTTGCCCAGCAGTTTCAAATGAGTGCTGCACCAGCAGAGCTCAAAATGGAGGAGAATCTGGTGCATCAAACTCCGCCAGAAATTAAGGGAACTCCTCCAGCGGCAGAGTCCACGGCAGACCCAGCAAAGACCAAGGCAAAGAGAAACCTTTCAGACACCACGGAGTATCTGACTGTGGCCGAGGACAATTATTTACCATCTCACAGGTCAGACAGCTGGAATGCCAgtgtgaggaaaacaaagagctTCATGGTTAGCAAAGAGCCCAGAGCCTACAGCAGTGAGAGAGACCTTGTTGAAGCCTGCAGGGCAGCAGCTGTCGGCGGGGAAGAGGTGGGAAagaagatggaggcagagaagagagaagacgATGCACAGGAAGACAAATAA
- the LOC122776064 gene encoding transient receptor potential cation channel subfamily M member 1-like isoform X2, whose protein sequence is MDAKGPGATFKRSSLKRTTSGSQKAQKAWIERTFHKRECVHIFPTKDPTRCACGQLTTQHVAIPPGANSVEEAHQLVQLDAPKDKWTVTKYTRTYPTDAFGMIEFQGGGFINKAMYIRVSYETKAENLLHLMVKDWQLELPTLLISVHGGLQNFDLQPKLKQVFGKGLIKAAVTTGAWIFTGGVNTGVIRHVGDALKDHSSKSRGKVCAIGIAPWGILENKEDLIGKDVTRPYQTMANPLSKLAVLNNSHSHFILTDNGTCGKYGSEVKLRRLLEKHISLQKINTRLGQGVPLVCLIVEGGPNVISIALESLRDEPPIPVVVCDGSGRASDIISFAHKFSEDGGLVNDDVRDQLLVTIQKTFNYTKSQSQQILLMVMECMKKRELITVFRMGSEGQQDIEMAILTALLKGTNASAADQLSLALAWNRVDIARNHIFVYGHNLPPAGAIANTTASGATTQEKQRSPVSAPRNKTRGKKGKGKAKPEPPEETDPRKLELIRWVNSLEQAMMDALVLDRVDFVKLLLENGVNIHHFLTIPRLEELYNTKLGPPNTLHAVVRDVKKGNLPPDYQITLIDIGLVLEYLMGGAYRSNYTRKAFRNLYNTLYGLKRPKALKLLGMEDDEPRPKGKKKAKKKKEEEVDIDVDDPEVCRFKFPFHELMLWGVLMKRQKMALFLWQRGEEGMAKALVACKLYKAMAHECSESELVDDISQDLENNSKEFGQLAYELLDQSYKHDEQVAMKLLTYELVHWSNSTCLKLAVAAKQRDFIAHTCCQMLLTDMWMGCLRMGKSPGLKVILGIIFPPLILLLDFRLGDDAVYHAPGGKEAGKDKDDDTKSSKEHNTDGNSRKGDEEEGTAKVHKIPIGKRIFEFYNAPFTKFWFNTISYLGYLMLYNYIILVKMERWPSLQEWTVISYILTLGTEKVRQILMSEPGKLKQKISVWLEDYWNITDLAAISTFLLGLMLRLQHEPYMGYGRVIYCIDIIFWYIRVLDIFGVNKYLGPYVMMIGKMMIDMMYFVVIMLVVLMSFGVARQAILHPDEEPTWRLARNIFYMPYWMIYGEVFADSIDRKTRIHIYAMEINPPCGEHLYDEDGKKLPPCIPGAWLTPAIMACYLLVANILLVNLLIAVFNNTFFEVKSISNQVWKFQRYQLIMTFHDRPILPPPLIIFSHLYIPLSRLFRRCARKKTEGELDEKDRGLKLRLNPEELKSLYEFEEQCVEEYFRGKEDEQQSSSGERIKVTSERVENMSMRLEEVNERENTMKASLQTVDLRLAQLEEIHGRMAVALEKLAGLDRLELTRTYSRNSSVCDPSSLHRQGSINSADGYSLYRFHMDMEEFAQKQKDTDESTKTGLETQRNLQQASSFRALNTTNGGQMLDVAGLERSRPSSCVDIFISPCEQKSAASSQETIANIKHGSTFLMDRLTDKDRLRPSSPPKRTKSLKYYPVEDQQLSPLTKRRAMSTIIINPPDEPADPATKAQMLLGASASPKRTTSLRYIASETQSQTSLTKKRAMSSIIYDPAGASDKGEQTADNRPVVEQGANTPNEVHSSIYGHVPKVSTVRALAQQFQMSAAPAELKMEENLVHQTPPEIKGTPPAAESTADPAKTKAKRNLSDTTEYLTVAEDNYLPSHRSDSWNASVRKTKSFMVSKEPRAYSSERDLVEACRAAAVGGEEVGKKMEAEKREDDAQEDK, encoded by the exons ATGGACGCCAAGGGCCCAGGTGCCACCTTTAAGAGGTCATCTCTCAAACGCACGACATCGGGCTCACAGAAG gcACAGAAAGCTTGGATTGAAAGGACATTTCATAAAAGAGAATGTGTTCACATATTTCCCACCAAGGACCCCACCAG ATGTGCCTGTGGTCAGCTGACCACACAGCACGTGGCCATCCCTCCTGGTGCCAACTCGGTAGAGGAAGCTCACCAGCTGGTGCAGCTTGACGCACCGAAGGACAAATGGACCGTGACCAAATACACCAGAACGTACCCAACAGACGCCTTTGGCATGATTGAGTTCCAGGGTGGAGGATTCATCAACAAGGCCATG TACATCCGTGTTTCCTATGAAACCAAGGCTGAAAACCTGCTGCATTTGATGGTGAAGGACTGGCAGCTGGAGCTGCCCACACTGCTCATCTCCGTTCATGGAGGTCTGCAGAACTTTGACCTGCAGCCCAAACTCAAGCAAGTGTTCGGCAAAGGTCTGATCAAAGCGGCCGTCACCACGGGCGCGTGGATCTTCACGGGCGGAGTCAACACAG gGGTGATTCGTCACGTGGGAGATGCCTTAAAGGACCATTCCTCCAAATCACGAGGGAAGGTGTGCGCAATAGGAATTGCTCCATGGGGGATcctggaaaacaaagaggacCTCATCGGGAAAGAT gtAACCAGGCCCTATCAGACCATGGCAAACCCGCTGAGCAAGCTGGCTGTGCTCAACAACAGCCACTCCCACTTCATCCTGACCGACAACGGCACCTGTGGGAAATACGGCTCTGAAGTCAAACTGCGTCGACTGCTGGAGAAGCACATCTCCCTGCAGAAGATTAACACTC GTCTGGGTCAGGGTGTCCCACTGGTGTGTCTGATAGTGGAGGGAGGTCCGAACGTTATCTCCATCGCCCTTGAGAGTCTCAGAGATGAGCCCCCGATTCCCGTGGTGGTGTGTGACGGCAGCGGTCGAGCTTCTGACATTATTTCCTTTGCACACAAGTTCTCAGAGGATGGAGG CCTGGTTAACGATGATGTGCGAGACCAGCTCCTGGTGACCATTCAAAAGACTTTCAATTACACCAAAAGCCAGTCACAGCAGATCTTGCTCATGGTAATGGAGTGTATGAAGAAACGGGAACTG ATCACAGTTTTTCGAATGGGTTCCGAGGGACAACAAGACATTGAAATGGCCATTCTCACAGCCCTGTTAAAAG GCACAAATGCCTCTGCGGCAGATCAGCTCAGTTTGGCTCTGGCCTGGAACCGCGTGGATATCGCTCGCAATCACATCTTTGTTTACGGACACAATTTACCA CCTGCAGGTGCCATCGCCAACACTACAGCCTCTGGAGCCACAACGCAAGAGAAGCAGAGGAGTCCTGTCAGCGCTCCACGCAACAAGACCAGGGGAAAGAAGGGCAAAGGGAAGGCAAAGCCTGAACCTCCTGAGGAAACAGACCCGAGGAAGTTGGAGTTGATTCGTTGG GTGAATTCTCTGGAGCAGGCTATGATGGACGCTCTGGTGCTGGACAGAGTGGACTTTGTGAAACTGCTTCTTGAGAATGGGGTCAACATTCACCACTTCCTCACCATTCCCAGACTGGAGGAGCTATACAACACG aAACTAGGCCCACCGAACACACTGCATGCTGTGGTTAGGGACGTCAAAAAG GGAAACCTTCCACCAGATTATCAGATCACTTTGATTGACATTGGTCTGGTGCTGGAGTACCTCATGGGAGGAGCATACAGGAGCAATTACACCAGGAAGGCTTTTCGTAACCTCTACAATACTTTATACGGACTAAAAAGG cCAAAAGCACTGAAGCTTCTAGGAATGGAG gATGATGAACCGAGGCCTAAAGGCAAGAAAAAggccaaaaagaagaaagaagaagaggtggACATTGATGTGGATGACCCTGAGGTCTGTCGATTCAAGTTCCCCTTCCACGAGCTGATGCTATGGGGAGTGTTGATGAAGCGCCAGAAGATGGCGCTTTTCCTCTGGCAGCGTGGAGAAGAGGGCATGGCGAAGGCCCTGGTGGCATGTAAACTGTATAAAGCCATGGCCCATGAATGTTCCGAGAGTGAACTGGTGGATGACATCTCCCAGGACCTGGAGAACAACTCCAA agaatttGGCCAGTTGGCCTACGAGCTGTTAGACCAGTCCTACAAACACGATGAACAGGTGGCCATGAAACTCTTAACATATGAGCTTGTTCACTGGAGTAACTCCACCTGTCTGAAGCTGGCTGTGGCTGCGAAGCAACGTGACTTCATCGCCCACACCTGCTGCCAGATGCTGCTCACCGACATGTGGATGGGTTGCTTGAGAATGGGCAAAAGTCCTGGCCTCAAG GTTATTCTGGGAATCAtctttcctcctctcatccTACTGTTGGACTTCCGTCTCGGAGATGATGCAGTTTATCATGCACCTGGAGGCAAGGAAGCAGGAAAAGACAAGGATGATGACACAAAATCCAGCAAG GAACACAACACTGATGGGAATTCACGTAAAGGCGACGAAGAGGAAGGAACCGCTAAAGTCCACAAAATCCCTATTGGCAAAAGGATCTTCGAGTTTTATAACGCACCCTTCACCAAATTCTGGTTCAACACT ATTTCCTATCTGGGATATTTGATGTTGTACAACTACATAATCCTGGTGAAAATGGAAAGATGGCCATCTTTACAAGAGTGGACTGTCATTTCTTACATCCTCACACTTGGCACTGAAAAAGTCAGACAG ATTCTGATGTCAGAGCCTGGGAAACTGAAACAGAAGATAAGTGTGTGGTTGGAGGATTACTGGAACATCACAGACCTGGCTGCCATCTCCACCTTCCTTCTGGGGCTCATGCTCCGGCTGCAGCACGAGCCTTACATGGGTTATGGCCGAGTCATCTACTGTATAGACATTATCTTCTGGTACATCCGTGTCCTGGACATCTTTGGAGTCAACAAATACCTGGGGCCCTATGTGATGATGATAGGGAAGATG ATGATAGATATGATGTACTTTGTCGTGATCATGCTGGTGGTGCTCATGAGCTTCGGTGTGGCTCGGCAAGCCATCCTTCACCCAGACGAGGAGCCGACTTGGCGACTGGCCAGAAACATCTTCTATATGCCCTACTGGATGATCTATGGGGAGGTTTTTGCGGACTCGATAGACCGTAAGACTAGAATTCATA TCTATGCAATGGAAATCAACC CTCCATGTGGTGAACATTTATATGATGAGGATGGGAAGAAACTGCCTCCTTGCATCCCTGGTGCCTGGCTCACACCTGCTATTATGGCCTGTTACCTTCTTGTGGCAAACATCCTTCTGGTCAACTTGCTAATTGCAGTCTtcaa CAACACCTTCTTTGAAGTGAAGTCTATTTCGAACCAGGTGTGGAAGTTCCAGCGATATCAGCTGATCATGACTTTTCATGACCGTCccatccttcctcctcctctcatcatcTTCAGCCATCTCTACATCCCTCTCAGCAGGCTGTTTCGACGCTGTGCCAGAAAGAAAACCGAGGGAGAGCTGGATGAGAAGGACAGAGGCCTCA aACTGAGGCTGAATCCAGAGGAGTTAAAGAGTCTGTATGAGTTTGAGGAACAATGTGTGGAAGAATATTTCCGTGGGAAGGAAGACGAGCAGCAGTCCTCCAGCGGCGAACGCATTAAGGTCACCTCAGAAAG AGTTGAGAATATGTCCATGCGCCTGGAGGAGGTAAATGAGAGGGAAAACACGATGAAGGCCTCTCTGCAGACAGTGGATTTGCGCCTGGCTCAACTGGAAGAGATCCATGGGCGAATGGCAGTCGCTCTAGAAAAACTTGCGGGCTTGGACAGACTAGAGCTAACCCGAACCTATTCACGgaactcctctgtgtgtgacccctcctccctccatcgTCAGGGCAGCATTAACAGCGCTGACGGTTATAGTCTTTACCGTTTCCACATGGACATGGAAGAGTTTGCGCAGAAGCAGAAGGACACGGATGAGTCAACAAAAACCGGtctggagacacagaggaatCTGCAGCAAGCCTCCAGTTTCCGTGCTCTCAACACAACAAACGGGGGCCAGATGTTAGATGTCGCTGGTTTAGAGAGATCACGACCCAGCTCCTGTGTGGACATTTTCATATCTCCATGTGAACAAAAGTCTGCAGCATCCAGTCAAGAGACCATCGCCAACATTAAACATGGTAGCACATTTCTAATGGACAGACTAACAGACAAGGATAGACTGAGGCCTTCTTCCCCTCCAAAAAGGACCAAATCCTTGAAATACTACCCAGTCGAAGACCAACAACTGTCTCCACTGACAAAGAGGAGGGCTATGAGCACTATCATTATCAACCCTCCAGATGAACCAGCTGACCCAGCAACAAAAGCCCAAATGCTGCTGGGAGCGTCCGCTTCTCCAAAGAGAACAACATCTTTGAGATACATTGCAAGTGAAACGCAAAGTCAAACTTCTCTAACAAAGAAGAGGGCAATGAGCAGCATCATCTACGACCCCGCAGGGGCAAGTGACAAAGGGGAGCAAACCGCAGACAACAGACCAGTGGTGGAGCAAGGAGCAAACACACCAAATGAGGTGCACTCCAGCATTTATGGTCATGTGCCTAAAGTATCTACAGTCAGAGCTCTTGCCCAGCAGTTTCAAATGAGTGCTGCACCAGCAGAGCTCAAAATGGAGGAGAATCTGGTGCATCAAACTCCGCCAGAAATTAAGGGAACTCCTCCAGCGGCAGAGTCCACGGCAGACCCAGCAAAGACCAAGGCAAAGAGAAACCTTTCAGACACCACGGAGTATCTGACTGTGGCCGAGGACAATTATTTACCATCTCACAGGTCAGACAGCTGGAATGCCAgtgtgaggaaaacaaagagctTCATGGTTAGCAAAGAGCCCAGAGCCTACAGCAGTGAGAGAGACCTTGTTGAAGCCTGCAGGGCAGCAGCTGTCGGCGGGGAAGAGGTGGGAAagaagatggaggcagagaagagagaagacgATGCACAGGAAGACAAATAA